From Acidobacteriota bacterium, one genomic window encodes:
- the ribF gene encoding riboflavin biosynthesis protein RibF — translation MNVYRSLSDLPAGFGPTVATIGNFDGVHLGHRWVLGEVIHRAHALNARSLAITFDPHPARVLRPQTPLPLITPLAQKLTLLEATGVDATLVLPFTAELSQMTARDFAAHILHDKLGIVELHEGENFRFGHNAEAGVDSLEALGRELGFAVSIYTPRSTHGLAVSSSLIRKLIAAGNASRARALLGRPFAIHSTPASGRGYGTRYTVPTINLAPYAELIPAIGVYITTLTVNGETFDAVTNIGNRPTFGADSFTIESHLLNFHPIDLHEDTPLTLTFLHRLRDETRWPSPEALREQIGRDVRRAQRYFSVCRLLTSHNLPKNLSS, via the coding sequence ATGAACGTCTACCGCTCCCTCTCCGATCTCCCCGCCGGCTTCGGCCCCACCGTCGCCACCATTGGCAACTTCGACGGTGTTCACCTCGGCCATCGCTGGGTACTCGGTGAAGTCATCCATCGCGCACACGCCCTCAATGCCCGCTCGCTCGCCATCACCTTCGACCCACATCCCGCGCGCGTCCTTCGCCCACAGACACCTCTTCCGCTCATTACGCCTCTCGCCCAAAAGCTCACCCTGCTCGAAGCTACCGGCGTCGATGCCACGCTCGTGCTCCCCTTCACTGCCGAGTTGTCGCAAATGACCGCGCGCGACTTCGCCGCGCACATCCTTCACGACAAGCTGGGAATCGTTGAGCTTCACGAAGGAGAAAACTTTCGCTTCGGTCACAACGCCGAAGCCGGCGTCGATTCGCTCGAAGCACTCGGCCGCGAGCTAGGCTTCGCAGTCTCCATCTATACGCCGCGCTCGACTCACGGCCTCGCCGTCTCCTCCAGCCTCATTCGCAAACTCATCGCAGCAGGCAATGCCAGCCGCGCCCGCGCCCTCCTGGGGCGTCCCTTCGCCATTCACAGCACGCCCGCCTCAGGCCGTGGCTACGGAACCAGATACACCGTGCCCACCATCAACCTCGCACCCTATGCAGAATTGATTCCCGCCATCGGCGTCTACATCACCACGCTCACGGTCAACGGCGAAACCTTCGACGCCGTAACGAACATCGGCAATCGCCCCACCTTCGGTGCAGACTCCTTCACCATCGAATCGCACCTGCTCAACTTCCACCCCATCGACTTGCACGAAGATACCCCCCTCACCCTCACCTTCCTGCATCGTCTCCGCGACGAGACTCGCTGGCCCTCACCCGAAGCCCTGCGCGAGCAGATAGGCCGCGACGTCCGCCGCGCTCAGCGCTACTTCAGCGTGTGCCGTTTGCTGACCTCCCATAATCTCCCCAAAAACTTGTCATCCTGA